In Lotus japonicus ecotype B-129 chromosome 5, LjGifu_v1.2, one genomic interval encodes:
- the LOC130719847 gene encoding uncharacterized protein LOC130719847, which translates to MTKGVISSFFFSHFPESHGEHEMWRFFEDWGKVWEVFIPKKRDKLGNRFGFVRFQNVKEPSLLAEKLDRAYIGGKKLFVNIPRFSKQPVMKPRKGFEPTAEGPRAEPKGVVMGRNQQGEKDPLPFKEVLLKGLKSTSERKIVEETQGKIPLLSDRCWQVKGMKVEGKVEKWLENSWVGKLKDLESLNTIQDNFFLEGDKAVKVRYLGDYLVLLTDDDDEALKEVLKDKEGWIGDMFEELNPWSPHIYSDFRISRVRCTGIPLHFWNMECFNLLVSEFGTLVGLDEATSSFKRLEFARLKVRTTSENPISWFKKLNLNGKEYGVRFQEEQQVIFDGFCSCHNHNQEENVDSSCWSQGDIDLESLDSSEPEEGADLGFDRKEQRNSTGTAAEHGQETGSRVEATSVAVGCQGAASNLRWRHLM; encoded by the coding sequence ATGACAAAGGGTGTTAtttcttcattcttcttttCTCACTTTCCAGAGAGTCATGGGGAACATGAGATGTGGAGGTTCTTTGAGGATTGGGGAAAGGTTTGGGAGGTCTTCATCCCAAAGAAAAGAGATAAGCTTGGCAACAGATTTGGGTTTGTTCGATTCCAGAATGTCAAGGAACCATCTTTGTTAGCGGAGAAACTGGATCGAGCCTACATTGGAGGGAAGAAATTGTTCGTCAATATTCCACGTTTCAGCAAGCAACCTGTGATGAAACCTCGTAAGGGCTTTGAACCAACTGCTGAGGGGCCTAGAGCAGAACCCAAGGGTGTTGTCATGGGGAGAAACCAGCAAGGCGAGAAGGATCCACTGCCCttcaaagaggtgcttcttaaAGGCCTCAAGTCGACATCAGAGAGAAAGATTGTAGAAGAAACTCAAGGCAAAATCCCTCTACTGTCAGACCGTTGTTGGCAAGTCAAGGGCATGAAGGTGGAAGGAAAGGTGGAAAAATGGCTGGAGAATAGCTGGGTAGGGAAGTTAAAAGACTTGGAGAGCTTGAATACCATCCAAGATAACTTCTTTCTAGAGGGGGACAAAGCAGTGAAGGTGAGATATTTGGGAGATTATCTGGTTCTTTtgactgatgatgatgatgaagcaCTGAAGGAGGTTTTAAAGGACAAGGAAGGCTGGATAGGAGATATGTTTGAAGAGCTAAATCCCTGGAGCCCCCATATTTACTCTGATTTCAGGATCTCCAGGGTAAGATGTACTGGAATCCCTCTTCACTTTTGGAACATGGAATGTTTCAACTTGCTAGTCTCAGAATTTGGAACGCTGGTTGGTCTTGATGAGGCTACAAGCTCTTTCAAACGGCTGGAATTTGCTAGGCTCAAGGTACGAACAACCTCTGAGAATCCTATTTCTTGGTTCAAAAAACTTAACCTGAACGGTAAGGAGTATGGGGTCCGATTCCAAGAAGAACAACAGGTGATCTTTGATGGCTTCTGCTCCTGCCATAACCATAACCAAGAAGAAAACGTCGATTCCTCTTGCTGGTCACAAGGTGATATCGACCTTGAGTCCCTTGACTCCTCTGAACCGGAAGAGGGAgcagatctgggttttgatCGGAAGGAACAACGAAACTCAACGGGGACGGCGGCGGAGCATGGGCAAGAGACCGGGAGTAGGGTTGAGGCTACGTCAGTAGCTGTTGGTTGTCAGGGGGCGGCCAGTAACCTACGTTGGAGGCATTTAATGTGA